The Qingrenia yutianensis genome includes a window with the following:
- a CDS encoding carbohydrate ABC transporter permease: MTDKSILQNRKNPFLKSVLTVRKDLVAWVLIAPALIGFIVFNWQPFISSGILAFFKTQGFEIKEFVGLKNFKDVLSDSSLSKAMLNSCKYTFWSLLIGLPIPIILAIMLNELVHCKGFFRFSVYFPAIIPGMVTAIMWKILLEPGTDGFLNVILGYLHLPASQWLQDARITIPIITVVTTWSGFGPTTILYLADLQSVDLALYEAAAIDGAGFFKKLRHITLPHLSSLVRVMAIMQILGVFQSFEKPLAMTGGGPNEASTTVMMLTYNYMFSNGAMDKANALSVIVCLILIAGSIVYFKMTKAKD, translated from the coding sequence ATGACAGATAAATCAATTTTGCAAAACAGAAAAAATCCTTTTTTAAAATCTGTCCTCACCGTGCGCAAAGATTTGGTTGCGTGGGTTTTGATAGCGCCCGCGCTTATCGGGTTTATTGTATTTAACTGGCAACCGTTTATATCGAGTGGAATACTGGCATTTTTCAAAACACAGGGATTTGAAATAAAAGAATTTGTCGGACTTAAAAATTTCAAAGACGTTTTGTCCGACTCGTCGCTTTCAAAAGCAATGCTCAATTCGTGCAAATACACGTTTTGGTCGCTTTTAATCGGACTTCCCATTCCGATAATTCTTGCGATTATGCTAAACGAGCTGGTGCACTGCAAGGGATTTTTCAGATTTTCGGTGTATTTCCCGGCGATAATCCCCGGAATGGTAACCGCGATTATGTGGAAAATATTGCTTGAACCGGGCACGGACGGATTTTTAAACGTTATTTTGGGTTATCTTCACCTTCCTGCGAGCCAGTGGCTTCAGGACGCGCGGATAACGATTCCGATAATCACGGTTGTAACAACCTGGAGCGGTTTCGGACCCACAACGATTTTGTATCTTGCCGATTTGCAGTCGGTCGACTTGGCGCTCTATGAGGCGGCGGCAATAGACGGCGCGGGATTTTTCAAAAAACTGCGCCACATAACACTTCCGCATTTAAGCTCGCTTGTAAGGGTTATGGCAATTATGCAGATACTCGGCGTGTTCCAAAGCTTTGAAAAACCGCTCGCTATGACGGGCGGAGGTCCGAACGAGGCGTCCACAACCGTTATGATGCTGACGTATAACTATATGTTCAGCAACGGCGCTATGGACAAGGCGAACGCTTTAAGCGTTATCGTGTGCCTTATACTCATTGCAGGCAGTATTGTTTACTTTAAAATGACAAAGGCGAAAGACTGA
- a CDS encoding carbohydrate ABC transporter permease — protein sequence MQYKNKMGLISSIDIKKPKYRVMYWVIFAFLILVAFVCLFPPIWVMLSAVKDVKEFYAMPPTIIPRSFNAGKIADVWNKYSFVKYYINTIVLTLGCIVTAVVMNGLAGYVISRLKPKGIKLVLMLITFSLMVPNATAMVPVYKNILNFPVLNVNLINTNIPMWIMYGASAFKIIVFKSFFDGLPQALIEAARIDGCGEFKIIPKIILPLCIPVVVTMVILTLREAWSDFFWPYLVLRDKERITVMVELFSIQNLIPLDELVLLLSFSILPPTILFIFFQKYIIQGFTLSGIKG from the coding sequence ATGCAGTACAAAAACAAAATGGGGCTTATAAGCTCTATAGACATCAAAAAACCAAAATACAGAGTTATGTATTGGGTGATATTTGCTTTTCTTATTCTGGTTGCCTTTGTGTGTCTTTTTCCGCCGATATGGGTTATGCTCTCCGCGGTAAAGGACGTTAAAGAGTTTTACGCAATGCCTCCCACGATTATACCGAGAAGCTTTAACGCCGGAAAAATAGCCGACGTTTGGAACAAATATTCGTTTGTGAAATACTACATAAACACCATAGTTTTAACTCTCGGCTGTATTGTAACGGCGGTGGTTATGAACGGTCTTGCAGGCTATGTTATTTCGCGCCTTAAGCCGAAGGGCATAAAACTTGTGCTTATGCTCATTACATTTTCGCTTATGGTGCCAAACGCAACCGCAATGGTGCCGGTTTATAAAAACATTTTAAACTTTCCCGTGCTTAACGTTAACCTTATCAACACAAATATTCCGATGTGGATAATGTACGGCGCGAGCGCGTTTAAAATAATTGTGTTCAAAAGCTTTTTCGATGGCTTGCCTCAGGCGCTTATCGAGGCGGCGCGCATAGACGGGTGCGGTGAGTTTAAAATTATCCCCAAAATCATACTTCCGCTTTGCATACCCGTTGTGGTTACAATGGTTATTCTCACACTGCGCGAGGCTTGGTCCGACTTTTTCTGGCCGTATCTTGTTCTGCGCGACAAAGAGAGAATAACGGTAATGGTGGAACTTTTCTCAATTCAAAACCTCATTCCGCTCGACGAATTGGTTTTGCTTTTGTCGTTCTCGATTTTACCGCCCACGATTTTGTTTATTTTCTTCCAGAAATACATAATTCAGGGCTTTACTTTAAGCGGAATTAAAGGTTAG
- a CDS encoding glycosyl hydrolase family 28 protein, giving the protein MEKRKFSVLDFGAVSGTGENQSEYIQRAVDECFKSGGGEVVIPEGDYIIGDIRIRSNVYIHLLKNAHLIGSRNPNDYFNFLDDKTEPLDEKYITNKLWQPPGIPNRDYTFMRTVGSRWNNGIIRGIFAENCGIIGEDGSYIDGRDCYDEKNEEQYRGPHGISFWYCKNVRFECYTVKNSGNWAHNLHFCENVYVRGVTVLAGHDGFHTKVCRNVIIENCEFYTGDDCLAGFANVNYYVKNCVLNSACSAMRLGATNAVIEKCKIFGPCRYCFRKGLTKEEKMSGKISDASNARKNMLSAFTYYADIAFPIDTKPGNIIVRECGINFADRLFHYNYSGNETWQKGAPLLSFEFDNIKAENISMPLVCYGSADEKINFKMTNLSVSFRKGFENTAFMHINNFENITLKNVEIKNNTSNPLILSWQDKNEITLENVVSQYHKNGITVRKSDGKFECESI; this is encoded by the coding sequence ATGGAGAAACGTAAATTTTCGGTTTTGGATTTCGGCGCCGTTTCGGGCACGGGCGAAAATCAAAGCGAATACATTCAGCGCGCTGTGGACGAGTGTTTTAAATCGGGCGGAGGCGAGGTTGTAATCCCCGAGGGCGACTATATTATCGGCGACATACGGATAAGGAGCAACGTTTACATTCACCTTTTGAAAAATGCGCATCTTATCGGCTCGCGGAATCCCAACGATTATTTTAACTTTTTAGACGACAAAACCGAACCGCTTGACGAAAAATACATCACAAATAAGCTTTGGCAGCCGCCCGGTATACCGAATCGCGACTACACATTTATGCGCACCGTCGGGAGCAGATGGAATAACGGTATAATACGCGGAATTTTTGCCGAAAACTGCGGAATTATCGGCGAGGACGGCTCATATATCGACGGGCGCGACTGTTACGACGAAAAAAACGAGGAGCAATACCGCGGACCTCACGGAATAAGCTTTTGGTATTGCAAAAACGTTCGGTTTGAGTGTTACACTGTCAAAAATTCGGGCAACTGGGCGCACAATCTCCATTTTTGCGAAAATGTGTATGTGCGCGGTGTCACCGTGCTTGCGGGCCACGACGGATTTCACACGAAAGTGTGCCGAAACGTGATCATTGAAAACTGTGAGTTTTACACGGGTGATGACTGCCTTGCAGGCTTTGCAAACGTCAACTATTATGTGAAAAACTGCGTCCTCAATTCCGCTTGCAGTGCAATGCGCCTCGGTGCAACGAATGCGGTGATTGAAAAATGCAAAATCTTCGGACCGTGCAGATACTGTTTCCGCAAAGGTCTTACAAAAGAAGAAAAAATGAGCGGAAAAATAAGCGACGCATCAAACGCGCGCAAAAATATGCTCAGCGCGTTTACATATTATGCGGACATTGCTTTTCCGATAGATACAAAGCCCGGAAACATAATTGTGCGTGAGTGCGGAATAAATTTTGCCGACCGTCTTTTTCATTACAATTATTCGGGCAACGAAACGTGGCAAAAGGGCGCACCGCTTTTGTCGTTTGAGTTTGATAATATAAAAGCCGAAAACATATCTATGCCCCTTGTGTGCTACGGCAGTGCGGACGAAAAAATAAACTTTAAAATGACAAATTTGTCGGTGTCGTTTAGAAAAGGATTTGAAAACACGGCATTTATGCACATAAACAACTTTGAAAATATCACGCTTAAAAATGTTGAAATTAAAAATAACACATCAAATCCGCTAATTTTAAGCTGGCAGGACAAAAATGAAATCACGCTCGAAAACGTTGTGTCGCAATATCACAAAAACGGCATAACAGTGCGGAAAAGCGACGGTAAATTTGAGTGCGAAAGCATATAA
- a CDS encoding S-layer homology domain-containing protein → MKKIFKISACFLAAAMVLTSAVCAENSFTASEVSFKNGLIFISGTTPSANMSVAVSAVKNGDDKGDVSALCYVDEILSDGSAKYEISFNLKDAPIGETLTGDYVLYVKCGGKSAQLPFKYSDYTAVLNLIINAESEDEIKNILANKDETDSLKALGFDMDLYNLLDESGKNLLCGFFYNGGVGTDAETVSQKFALSLGTALVCTKDEKNVLSGLKLVDPTVGDVKFSAITDKTYINFTVSCVALDDIAKDLNGVSESFKKADALYKINTASAGKISEIITANAEFLKITNSDEYKKWQNLSDSDSEKAAVNLVNALGKSKVKTVSALLGAMDSASTFESGGNGGGSSSGGSSKGGSAGGNYNLSGTNTVVPTAEKFSDLSLAPWAKDAILTLADKNIISGYGDGTFLPNNLIKREELTKIIVTAFEIEGSDGDINFADINKNEWYYPFVKKAYNAGIVKGMSDETFGTSSYVTRQDIAVMLSRVLEKYGKNLEYTKDYTAFADENEISAYALDGVKTLYKLGVISGYEDGTFKPSGSATRAEVAYMVNSILNILK, encoded by the coding sequence ATGAAAAAAATCTTTAAAATATCAGCTTGTTTTCTGGCGGCGGCAATGGTTTTAACCTCCGCAGTATGCGCGGAAAATTCATTCACCGCAAGCGAGGTTTCGTTTAAAAACGGATTGATTTTTATAAGCGGAACAACCCCGTCGGCAAATATGAGCGTTGCCGTGTCGGCGGTGAAAAACGGCGATGACAAAGGCGACGTGTCGGCTCTTTGCTATGTTGACGAAATTTTGTCGGACGGCAGTGCAAAGTATGAAATTTCGTTCAATTTAAAGGACGCGCCGATTGGCGAAACGCTCACGGGCGACTATGTTCTTTATGTAAAGTGTGGCGGAAAAAGCGCACAGTTGCCGTTTAAATATTCCGATTACACAGCGGTTTTAAACCTTATCATAAACGCTGAAAGCGAAGATGAGATTAAAAACATTCTTGCAAACAAGGACGAAACCGACAGTCTTAAAGCGCTCGGCTTTGATATGGACTTGTATAATTTGCTTGACGAAAGCGGAAAAAATCTTTTGTGCGGTTTTTTTTACAACGGCGGTGTCGGCACGGACGCGGAAACGGTATCGCAAAAATTTGCTCTTTCGCTCGGTACGGCGCTTGTGTGCACAAAGGACGAAAAGAATGTTTTATCGGGCTTAAAGCTTGTTGACCCGACTGTCGGTGATGTTAAATTCAGCGCAATAACCGACAAAACATACATAAACTTCACCGTTTCGTGCGTTGCGCTCGATGACATTGCAAAAGATTTAAACGGCGTTTCAGAGTCGTTTAAAAAGGCTGACGCGCTTTACAAAATCAACACCGCGTCGGCAGGCAAAATTTCGGAAATTATCACCGCCAATGCGGAATTTTTAAAAATCACAAACAGTGATGAATATAAAAAATGGCAGAATTTGTCCGACAGCGACTCTGAAAAAGCGGCGGTAAATCTTGTTAACGCGCTCGGAAAATCCAAGGTGAAAACCGTTTCGGCTCTCCTTGGCGCAATGGACAGCGCAAGCACGTTTGAGTCTGGCGGAAACGGAGGCGGTTCGTCGTCGGGCGGTTCGTCAAAAGGCGGTTCGGCGGGCGGAAATTACAATCTCTCAGGCACAAACACAGTCGTTCCGACGGCAGAAAAATTCAGCGATTTGTCGCTTGCACCGTGGGCAAAGGACGCAATTTTAACCCTTGCGGACAAAAACATTATTTCGGGTTACGGCGACGGAACATTTTTGCCGAACAACCTTATAAAACGTGAGGAACTGACGAAAATCATTGTTACCGCGTTTGAAATAGAGGGCTCGGACGGCGACATAAATTTTGCGGATATAAACAAAAACGAGTGGTATTATCCGTTTGTTAAAAAAGCGTACAACGCAGGCATTGTAAAGGGAATGAGCGATGAAACTTTCGGAACGTCAAGCTATGTAACCCGTCAGGACATTGCCGTTATGCTTTCGCGCGTGCTTGAAAAATACGGCAAAAATCTTGAATATACAAAAGATTACACCGCGTTTGCCGACGAAAACGAAATCAGCGCCTACGCGTTGGACGGAGTTAAAACGCTTTATAAACTCGGCGTTATTTCGGGCTATGAGGACGGCACCTTCAAGCCGTCGGGCAGTGCAACGCGCGCCGAGGTTGCATATATGGTAAACAGCATTTTGAACATATTGAAATAA
- a CDS encoding nicotinate phosphoribosyltransferase yields MKNNANYTMLTDFYEITMANGYLEKGFCDREVCFDMFFRKIPDGGGFAVMAGVEQLVDYLENLHFDESDIEFLRSKNMFCGKFLDYLKNFKFECDVWAIEEGTPIFPGESIVKVKGPVMQAQFIETMLLLTINHQSLVATKANRIVRAAKGRPVMEFGSRRAQGPNGAIDGARAAYIAGCCGTACTISDVRYGIPALGTMAHSWVQLFDSEYEAFCAYAEIYPTNCTLLIDTYNVLKSGLPNAIRAFNDVLVPKGIRPAGVRIDSGDITYLSKKIRKILDAEGFGDCKIVASNSLDEYIIRDLLDQGAMIDSFGVGERLITSRSEPVFGGVYKLCAVYDENGREIPKIKLSENVAKITTPCAKNVYRLYENETHKAIADVLTLEKEDAPSGEYEIFDPEHTWKRKTITDFYAKNLLVKIFDKGKRVYDLPDIESIKQKCKTEVDNLWDEVKRWENPHNYYVDLSLDLWKIKDELLNKKSF; encoded by the coding sequence ATGAAAAATAACGCAAATTACACAATGCTCACAGATTTTTATGAAATCACCATGGCAAACGGCTACCTTGAAAAAGGCTTTTGCGACAGAGAAGTTTGCTTTGATATGTTCTTCCGCAAAATCCCCGACGGAGGCGGATTTGCCGTTATGGCAGGTGTTGAACAGCTGGTTGATTATCTTGAAAATCTTCATTTTGACGAAAGCGACATAGAATTTCTGCGCTCCAAAAATATGTTCTGCGGCAAGTTTTTGGACTATCTTAAAAACTTTAAATTTGAGTGCGACGTATGGGCGATTGAGGAGGGGACACCGATTTTCCCCGGCGAGTCGATTGTTAAGGTGAAAGGTCCTGTTATGCAGGCGCAGTTTATCGAAACAATGCTTCTTCTCACAATCAACCATCAGAGCCTCGTCGCGACAAAGGCAAACAGAATTGTCCGCGCGGCGAAAGGCAGACCTGTTATGGAATTCGGTTCTCGCCGTGCACAGGGTCCGAACGGCGCTATTGACGGCGCGCGTGCGGCATACATCGCCGGCTGCTGCGGTACTGCCTGCACAATTTCCGACGTCCGCTACGGCATACCGGCGCTCGGAACAATGGCGCACAGCTGGGTTCAGCTTTTCGACTCGGAATATGAGGCTTTTTGCGCATATGCCGAGATTTATCCCACAAATTGCACGCTTTTGATTGACACCTACAACGTGTTAAAATCGGGACTTCCCAATGCGATAAGAGCGTTTAACGACGTGCTTGTTCCGAAGGGAATACGTCCTGCCGGTGTAAGAATCGACAGCGGTGACATAACATATTTGAGCAAAAAAATAAGAAAAATTCTCGACGCAGAGGGCTTTGGCGACTGCAAAATCGTCGCGAGCAACTCGCTCGACGAATATATTATCCGCGACCTGCTCGACCAAGGCGCAATGATTGACTCGTTCGGCGTGGGCGAAAGGCTTATCACGTCGCGCTCCGAGCCTGTTTTCGGCGGTGTTTACAAGCTTTGCGCAGTGTATGACGAAAACGGCAGAGAAATCCCGAAAATCAAGCTTTCGGAGAACGTTGCGAAAATCACAACTCCTTGCGCGAAGAATGTTTACAGACTTTATGAAAACGAAACGCACAAGGCGATTGCCGACGTTTTAACGCTCGAAAAAGAGGACGCGCCGAGCGGCGAATATGAGATTTTCGACCCCGAGCACACCTGGAAGAGAAAGACGATTACCGATTTTTATGCGAAAAACCTTTTGGTTAAGATTTTTGACAAAGGCAAACGCGTGTATGATTTGCCTGACATCGAGAGCATAAAACAAAAGTGCAAAACCGAGGTGGACAACCTCTGGGACGAGGTGAAACGCTGGGAAAATCCGCATAATTATTATGTTGATTTGTCGCTCGATTTGTGGAAAATTAAAGATGAACTTTTGAACAAGAAGTCGTTTTAA
- a CDS encoding polysaccharide deacetylase family protein, whose product MKKLCAFLVFVFMLNTLCFGASYSDIEGHWAKEDIEKLSDSKIIEGYDGKFNPDGFITRGEAAVIFNRLFALSDKSENTFSDLSDTWYTDAVLCLNKFNIMQGDGDGKIYPTGNISKQEAVCLIAKAFYIGGETEYVYADASYDAWAKEYVSAVAKRFALPNSFFNTDLREPITRAETVYIINRLISADYLGNGRFSINCDKSIVINGDGVILSDMSVDGNIIIGGGAKNAELSNVDASGDIIVLAKKADCDLKLNFVTSGGVRYIGDEKVKFYNNKVDLPLSFDKISGLSGVKNGYGQGNNTDADNRPATAVNLQEKYKDLGALFIGEKSDKIYLTFDEGYENGYTSKILDVLKEKNCTAVFFITMDYAVKNHGLIRRMIDEGHVVGNHSANHHSMPTLSNADCANEIISLHKYVRENFGYEMYLFRPPMGEYSEKSLAIANMLGYKTMLWSFAYRDWLTDNQPDVSYAKSLVTKKIHGGGIFLLHAVSKTNTEILGDVIDDFRYHGYTVKAFEIGDK is encoded by the coding sequence ATGAAAAAATTATGCGCTTTTTTGGTGTTTGTTTTTATGCTTAATACGCTTTGTTTCGGTGCTTCCTATTCGGATATTGAAGGGCACTGGGCAAAGGAGGATATAGAAAAACTTTCGGACAGTAAAATTATTGAGGGATACGACGGAAAATTCAATCCCGACGGGTTTATCACACGCGGTGAGGCGGCAGTGATTTTCAACCGTCTTTTTGCACTTTCCGACAAAAGCGAAAACACGTTTTCAGACCTTTCGGACACTTGGTATACCGACGCGGTTTTGTGCTTAAACAAGTTTAACATTATGCAGGGTGACGGTGACGGAAAAATTTATCCGACGGGCAATATTTCAAAGCAGGAGGCGGTTTGCCTCATCGCAAAAGCGTTTTACATAGGCGGTGAAACGGAGTATGTTTACGCCGACGCAAGCTATGACGCGTGGGCGAAAGAATATGTCAGCGCGGTTGCAAAACGTTTTGCGCTCCCCAATTCGTTTTTTAACACAGACCTACGCGAGCCTATAACACGCGCCGAAACGGTGTATATCATAAACAGGCTTATTTCTGCGGACTACCTCGGAAACGGCAGATTTTCGATAAACTGTGACAAAAGCATTGTGATAAACGGCGACGGCGTTATTTTGAGCGATATGTCGGTCGACGGCAACATAATTATCGGAGGCGGAGCGAAAAATGCCGAGCTTTCAAACGTTGACGCAAGCGGTGATATAATCGTCCTCGCGAAAAAAGCGGACTGCGATTTGAAGCTTAATTTCGTGACGTCGGGCGGTGTGAGATATATCGGCGACGAAAAGGTGAAATTTTACAATAACAAAGTTGATTTGCCCCTTTCGTTTGACAAAATTTCAGGTCTTTCGGGCGTCAAGAACGGCTACGGTCAGGGCAATAACACCGATGCGGACAACCGTCCGGCAACGGCGGTTAATTTGCAGGAGAAATACAAAGACCTCGGCGCGCTTTTTATAGGCGAAAAGAGCGACAAAATTTATCTTACTTTTGACGAGGGTTACGAAAACGGCTATACGTCCAAAATTCTGGACGTTTTAAAAGAGAAAAACTGCACGGCGGTGTTTTTTATCACAATGGACTACGCGGTGAAAAATCACGGACTTATCCGCAGAATGATTGACGAGGGACACGTTGTGGGAAATCACAGCGCAAACCACCATTCTATGCCGACTCTTTCAAATGCCGACTGTGCAAACGAAATTATAAGTCTGCATAAATACGTCCGCGAAAATTTTGGGTATGAGATGTATCTTTTTAGACCGCCGATGGGCGAATACAGCGAAAAAAGCCTTGCAATCGCAAATATGCTGGGATATAAAACAATGCTCTGGAGTTTTGCGTACCGCGATTGGCTCACCGACAATCAGCCCGATGTTTCGTATGCAAAAAGCCTTGTGACCAAAAAAATACACGGCGGAGGAATTTTTCTTCTGCACGCGGTGTCGAAAACCAACACCGAGATTTTGGGAGATGTGATTGACGATTTCCGTTATCACGGCTATACCGTGAAAGCATTTGAAATCGGTGATAAATAA
- the mltG gene encoding endolytic transglycosylase MltG yields MKKFIFIIIIALAVFAVYPYASEFFVKTDKIGEDVVFTVASGENAKDIAKNLKANGLIKNEILFSLKLKTTNSATKLRSGTFNLNTGMSLSTIITKLTTEGGGDSFTLVVPEGYSAEQIAQKLENDGIMSADAFLSAMSDEYGYDFIKKIPDREFKYKLQGFLFPQTYEFFKTAAAHEIIDTMLGEFEKQYSKIGDIKNIDYDTVVLASLVEREAKLDSERGKIAGVIKNRLNENMLLQIDATVVYAITNGLYNADKVYYKDLENPSPYNTYKYKGLPVGAICNPGIKSLKAALMPDIHKYKFYHTDENKKDGSHIFTENYDEHMASQ; encoded by the coding sequence GTGAAAAAATTTATTTTTATCATTATAATCGCGCTTGCCGTTTTTGCGGTTTATCCGTATGCGTCGGAGTTTTTCGTAAAAACCGACAAAATCGGCGAGGACGTTGTTTTTACCGTTGCGAGCGGCGAAAACGCAAAGGACATTGCAAAAAATCTTAAGGCAAACGGGCTTATCAAAAACGAAATTCTGTTTTCGTTAAAGCTTAAAACCACAAATTCCGCAACAAAATTAAGGAGCGGAACGTTTAACCTTAACACGGGAATGAGCCTTTCAACAATCATAACAAAGCTTACAACCGAGGGAGGAGGCGACAGTTTTACGCTTGTTGTTCCCGAGGGGTATTCTGCGGAGCAGATTGCACAAAAGCTTGAAAACGACGGCATTATGAGCGCGGACGCGTTTTTGTCGGCAATGTCGGACGAATACGGTTATGATTTTATCAAAAAAATTCCCGACCGCGAGTTTAAATACAAACTTCAGGGATTTTTGTTTCCGCAGACCTACGAATTTTTCAAAACCGCAGCGGCGCACGAAATTATCGACACAATGCTGGGCGAATTTGAAAAACAGTATTCAAAAATCGGCGATATTAAAAACATAGACTACGACACCGTTGTTTTGGCGTCACTTGTGGAGCGCGAGGCAAAGCTTGATTCCGAGCGCGGAAAAATTGCCGGCGTTATAAAAAACAGGCTTAATGAAAATATGCTTCTGCAAATTGACGCAACGGTGGTTTATGCCATAACAAACGGGCTTTACAATGCGGACAAGGTTTACTACAAAGACCTTGAAAATCCGTCGCCGTACAACACCTACAAATACAAAGGACTTCCCGTCGGCGCAATTTGCAACCCCGGTATAAAGTCATTAAAAGCGGCGCTTATGCCCGACATTCACAAGTATAAATTCTATCACACCGACGAAAATAAAAAGGACGGAAGCCATATTTTCACCGAAAATTATGACGAACATATGGCAAGCCAGTAA
- a CDS encoding ABC transporter substrate-binding protein: MKKHLLPLCSAVLIASLTLSGCGGGVKKVNSDDDSVSVTISYWPNSETDAERHALYDTYLDQMKKLYPNITIIPDEEGYGIDNFMVLAATNQLPNVYRKPFTEPQQIINAGYALDITKAVTEYGYDKGINPDIMKISMKDGKYYGVPYSGYMIGMAYNVNVFKKAGLVNSDGSLKLPTTYDELVETAKIIKEKTGIPGYAIQTANKEGGWAFMNIAWSYGVKFMEQKPDGKWVSTFDTPEAVAALEYIKDLKWKHGVFASNVLIDSNELQKLLATDRIGMCILAESAPASIVTKYKTDKDAIAYGPVMKGPSAQVSQVGGDIYMFSNNTDEKQVDAAFKWFEFLGITPNVGKDYETKLEESLKADIAADKLVVPKSLKLWVNKERTSIDDALYKKYSNANPLYWTNAYPDTVKIQQEEPVCAQNLYALLSTAMQNVLTDPNADCAKIIHDASETFQKDYLDKQ, encoded by the coding sequence ATGAAAAAACATTTATTACCGTTATGCTCGGCAGTTCTTATCGCGTCGCTCACATTAAGCGGATGCGGCGGCGGAGTGAAAAAAGTCAACTCGGACGACGACAGTGTGTCGGTTACAATCAGCTATTGGCCCAACAGCGAAACCGACGCGGAAAGACACGCGCTGTATGATACATATCTTGACCAAATGAAAAAGCTTTATCCCAACATCACCATTATCCCCGACGAGGAGGGCTACGGAATTGACAACTTTATGGTTCTTGCGGCGACAAACCAGCTCCCCAACGTTTACAGAAAGCCGTTCACCGAGCCTCAGCAGATTATAAACGCAGGTTATGCGCTCGACATCACAAAAGCGGTGACGGAATACGGCTATGACAAGGGCATAAACCCCGACATTATGAAAATTTCTATGAAAGACGGAAAATATTACGGTGTGCCGTATTCGGGATATATGATAGGTATGGCGTACAATGTTAACGTGTTTAAAAAAGCCGGACTTGTAAATTCCGACGGTTCGTTAAAGCTTCCGACAACGTATGACGAGCTTGTTGAAACGGCGAAAATCATAAAAGAAAAAACAGGTATCCCCGGTTATGCAATTCAGACCGCAAACAAAGAGGGCGGCTGGGCGTTTATGAACATTGCGTGGTCGTACGGCGTTAAATTTATGGAGCAAAAGCCCGACGGCAAATGGGTGTCAACGTTTGACACACCCGAGGCTGTTGCGGCGCTTGAATATATTAAGGATTTAAAATGGAAGCACGGCGTTTTTGCGTCAAACGTGCTTATCGACTCTAACGAACTGCAAAAACTTCTTGCGACCGACAGAATAGGTATGTGCATATTGGCGGAATCCGCGCCTGCGTCCATCGTGACGAAATATAAAACCGACAAGGACGCAATCGCATACGGTCCAGTTATGAAAGGTCCGTCCGCACAGGTATCACAGGTCGGCGGCGACATTTATATGTTCTCAAACAATACCGACGAAAAACAGGTTGACGCGGCATTCAAATGGTTTGAATTTTTGGGAATTACCCCGAACGTGGGCAAAGACTACGAAACAAAGCTTGAGGAGTCGCTCAAAGCGGACATCGCCGCAGATAAGCTTGTAGTGCCGAAATCGTTAAAACTTTGGGTTAACAAAGAGCGCACCTCGATAGACGACGCGCTTTACAAAAAATACAGCAACGCCAATCCTTTGTACTGGACAAACGCATACCCCGACACGGTTAAAATTCAGCAGGAGGAACCCGTTTGCGCACAGAATTTGTATGCGCTTTTGTCAACCGCTATGCAAAACGTTCTTACCGACCCGAACGCGGACTGCGCGAAAATCATTCACGACGCGAGCGAAACGTTCCAGAAGGATTATCTTGACAAACAGTAG